In one window of Danio aesculapii unplaced genomic scaffold, fDanAes4.1, whole genome shotgun sequence DNA:
- the tmem237a gene encoding transmembrane protein 237A isoform X2 yields MPSVKPKKKKIKKEINEVEEPEAGPEPAIEMEGLESRRQSESREPLTPEPHDNPPLKKKKKKKAHTFDNEGEQQDHANGDVQESHTDGEEVTKKSKRKRKNKMMENQSPNELGVEEDDIITDVHAPISQRSLFSAPLGHSHPIGKVFVEKNRCFQATDLSHDHLEEYMEVRPMWNTRDVAMRVHSGFRIIGLFSHGFLAGYAVWNIIVVYVLAGEQMTTLPNLLQQYHSLAYPAQSLLYLLLAISTVSAFDRCVRENRRVMSGTTVQLYKT; encoded by the exons CAGGTCCTGAGCCAGCTATAGAAATGGAGGGTCTGGAGAGCCGCAGACAGTCTGAAAGCAGAGAGCCGCTGACCCCTGAGCCTCACGACAATCCACcactgaagaagaagaagaaaaagaaggcaCATacttttg ATAATGAGGGTGAACAGCAAGACCACGCCAATGGAGATGTTCAAGAGTCCCATACAGATGGTGAAGAAGTCACCAAAAAAAGCAAGAGGAAAAG GAAGAATAAGATGATGGAAAACCAGTCTCCCAATGAGCTCGGTGTGGAGGAAGATGACATCATCACAGATGTGCATGCACCGATATCTCAGCGCTCTCTCTTCTCAGCCCCTCTGGGTCACAGTCATCCTATAGGAAAAGTGTTTGTGGAAAAGAACC GATGCTTCCAAGCGACTGATTTATCCCATGACCATCTGGAGGAGTACATGGAGGTCAGACCCATGTGGAACACACGAGATGTGGCCATGAGGGTCCACAGCGGCTTCAG GATCATTGGACTTTTCTCTCATGGATTTCTGGCTGGATATGCGGTGTGGAATATTATCGTGGTGTATGTGTTGGCTGGAGAGCAGATGACCACACTACCCAACCTTCTCCAGCAGTACCACAGTCTGGCTTATCCAGCACAGTCTCTGCTCTACCTCCTGCTTGCCATCAGCACTGTGTCGGCCTTCGACAGGTGTGTTAGAGAAAACAGGAGAGTGATGTCAGGAACAACGGTACAATTGTACAAAACATAA